One segment of Erigeron canadensis isolate Cc75 chromosome 2, C_canadensis_v1, whole genome shotgun sequence DNA contains the following:
- the LOC122587432 gene encoding inositol oxygenase 1-like: protein MTITVDQPPLENGSQGYIPKNTEESELVLDGGFCIPHANSFGHKFRDYDIESERQKGVEDFYRVNHINQTVDFVKKMRQEYERLDKVEMSIWECCELLNQVVDESDPDLDEPQIEHLLQTAEAIRKDYPNQDWLHLTALIHDLGKVLLHPSFGELPQWAVVGDTFPVGCAFDKSIVHYKYFLQNPDYNDPTYNTKYGIYSEGCGLDNVMMSWGHDDYMYLVAKKNKTTLPSAGLFIIRYHSFYALHRSEAYKHLMNEQDIENLKWLQVFNKYDLYSKSKVRVDVEKVKPYYQSLIDKYVPAKLRW, encoded by the exons ATGACTATCACAGTTGATCAACCTCCATTAG AAAATGGAAGCCAAGGGTATATCCCAAAGAATACAGAGGAATCAGAATTGGTGTTGGATGGTGGATTTTGTATTCCGCATGCCAATTCTTTTGGCCATAAATTTag GGATTACGACATAGAAAGCGAAAGACAAAAAGGAGTTGAAGACTTTTACAGGGTGAACCATATTAATCAAACAGTTGATTTT GTCAAAAAGATGAGACAAGAGTATGAGAGATTAGACAAGGTGGAAATGAGTATTTGGGAGTGTTGCGAACTATTGAACCAAGTTGTCGACGAGAGTGACCCCGACTTAGATGAACCTCAAATTGAGCACTTGTTGCAAACCGCCGAAGCTATACGAAAAGACTATCCTAATCAAGATTGGCTTCACTTGACTGCCTTGATCCATG ATCTTGGAAAGGTCTTGCTGCATCCTAGTTTTGGCGAACTCCCTCAATGGGCTGTCGTGGGCGACACATTTCCAGTTGGATGTGCTTTTGACAAATCAATCGTTCACTACAAG TACTTCTTGCAAAATCCTGACTACAACGATCCTACATACAACACGAAATATGGAATTTACTCGGAAGGATGTGGACTCGATAATGTTATGATGTCATGGGGGCACGACGATTACATGTATTTG GTGGCGAAGAAAAACAAGACTACTCTTCCTTCAGCCGGGCTTTTCATCATACGATACCATTCTTTCTATG CTTTGCACAGATCCGAAGCATATAAGCACTTGATGAATGAACAAGACATCGAGAATCTAAAATGGCTTCAAGTATTCAA CAAGTATGACTTATACAGCAAGAGCAAAGTTCGTGTGGACGTCGAGAAAGTGAAACCTTATTATCAGTCTCTCATTGATAAG TATGTCCCGGCAAAGCTAAGATGGTGA
- the LOC122588365 gene encoding premnaspirodiene oxygenase-like yields MNSSSFIILFVTILFLIKLIDIIRKSNSENRNTKLPPGPWKLPLIGNMLSMVSQKTPSFVLRSLAQVYGPLMHLQLGEVSALVISSPRIAKEIMVKNDVAFADRPQILTAKVIMYDSSDIAFTNYGSYWRQLRKICTLELLTNKKVQSFSCIREEEVKFLVESIRASSQVNLTKMVTHLINTVTSKAAFGPVPKDQEQLVQGIQDMVDLGGGFSLADLFPSYGFLKVVTGMSYKVGKIHRKLDKILDKILGEHEKELKSRKGTKASDNENFLDILYRMKDSDDLETPITIDNIKAVVLDIFSAGTDTAASTVEWAMAELLRNPEVLREAQAEVRQVLKVKDLVHEGDYSELKYLKLVIKESLRLHPIFPLLLPRECRESCEIDGYVIPVKTKVIVNAWALGRDPEYWKDAESFLPERFENSDMDYSGNSLEYLPFGAGRRRCPGSMFALANIEIILSHLLYHFNWEIAQGVKPRHLDMTETIGALARRKSNLHLIATPYTPL; encoded by the exons ATGAATTCATCATCATTCATTATTCTCTTTGTCACTATCCTTTTTTTGATCAAACTTATAGACATAATTAGAAAGTCAAATTCCGAAAATCGGAATACAAAGCTTCCACCTGGTCCATGGAAGCTACCACTAATTGGAAACATGCTTTCCATGGTTAGTCAAAAAACACCATCTTTTGTCCTTCGAAGTCTGGCCCAAGTATATGGTCCTTTAATGCATCTTCAACTTGGTGAAGTTTCTGCTTTGGTTATCTCGTCGCCTCGAATCGCTAAAGAGATCATGGTAAAGAACGATGTCGCGTTTGCTGACAGGCCACAAATTCTAACTGCTAAGGTCATCATGTATGACAGCAGTGATATTGCATTTACAAACTACGGCAGTTACTGGAGACAGCTCAGAAAGATTTGCACCCTTGAACTCCTTACGAACAAGAAAGTCCAGTCTTTCTCGTGCATTCGAGAGGAAGAGGTCAAGTTTTTGGTAGAATCGATCCGGGCGTCCTCACAGGTCAATCTAACTAAAATGGTTACACATTTGATTAACACTGTGACTTCCAAAGCTGCATTTGGACCTGTACCAAAAGACCAGGAGCAACTGGTACAAGGGATACAAGATATGGTTGACCTTGGAGGAGGCTTCAGTCTTGCCGATTTGTTTCCTTCGTATGGATTTCTTAAAGTTGTTACTGGGATGAGTTACAAGGTGGGGAAAATCCATCGGAAACTCGACAAAATCCTAGACAAAATCCTTGGTGAGCATgaaaaagaattgaaaagtCGAAAAGGGACCAAAGCAAGCGACAATGAAAATTTTCTAGACATTCTGTATAGAATGAAAGACAGTGATGATCTAGAAACTCCTATCACGATAGATAATATAAAAGCTGTGGTGTTG GATATATTCTCAGCTGGAACCGATACTGCGGCATCAACGGTGGAATGGGCTATGGCTGAACTTCTAAGGAACCCTGAAGTGTTAAGAGAAGCGCAAGCTGAAGTCCGACAAGTTCTCAAGGTAAAAGATCTGGTACACGAAGGTGATTATTCAGAACTGAAATACTTGAAGCTGGTGATCAAAGAAAGTTTGAGATTGCATCCAATCTTTCCCCTGTTGCTTCCAAGAGAATGCCGTGAGAGCTGTGAAATTGACGGATATGTGATACCCGTTAAAACCAAGGTCATTGTTAACGCATGGGCTCTTGGAAGAGATCCTGAATACTGGAAGGATGCGGAAAGTTTCCTTCCAGAAAGGTTTGAGAATAGCGACATGGATTACTCGGGAAATAGTTTGGAATATCTTCCATTCGGTGCAGGCAGGAGAAGGTGTCCAGGAAGTATGTTTGCTCTGGCCAATATCGAAATCATTCTTTCTCATCTACTATACCACTTTAACTGGGAAATAGCACAGGGGGTGAAGCCTAGACACTTGGACATGACCGAGACTATTGGAGCACTTGCTAGGCGAAAAAGTAACTTGCATCTAATTGCAACCCCTTATACTCCACTTTGA
- the LOC122587231 gene encoding transcription factor bHLH87, whose product MEDLGWERNIISFPSTNIHQQDFDESFIFGSENIFLNPIQQGPRKPDPSSPLITTSTFGATSSPYWSQMLSTPTNNFQQGKNVIIPNSTSLESLDCLLNSSTKTTPPDDHDNGISVIFPDYKNICNNIISNGVSSSGDSVTKDTEDGSIVIPQSEKRPKRPRSDPGRPASSNINFTSESSEPDSEVIAQMKEMIYRAAAFRPVSFSDEEVSEKRRRKNVKISNDPQTVAARQRREKISEKIRVLQKLVPGGNKMDTASMLDEAANYLKFLRSQVKALEQFGQKIDYEKCGTTASAQSTSQSIHQDINNHHPNYANYYNVTLGVPFSMHTHFLLPHQNILP is encoded by the coding sequence atggaAGATTTGGGTTGGGAAAGAAACATAATTTCCTTCCCATCTACTAACATCCATCAACAAGATTTCGACGAGAGCTTCATTTTTGGTTCCGAAAATATCTTCCTGAACCCGATCCAGCAAGGCCCAAGAAAACCCGATCCTTCTAGCCCGTTAATAACAACCTCGACTTTTGGTGCAACTAGCAGTCCATATTGGTCTCAAATGTTGTCTACACCTACTAACAACTTCCAACAAGGCAAAAATGTAATTATTCCAAACTCTACCTCTTTGGAATCATTAGATTGCTTACTAAATAGCAGCACCAAAACGACACCGCCGGATGATCATGACAATGGCATTTCCGTAATTTTCCctgattacaaaaatatatgtaacaatATCATTAGCAACGGAGTTTCATCATCTGGCGATTCAGTCACTAAAGACACAGAAGACGGCAGCATTGTAATTCCTCAATCAGAAAAAAGACCCAAGAGACCCAGATCGGATCCGGGTCGACCCGCTTCATCCAACATAAATTTCACTTCGGAATCCAGCGAGCCGGATTCCGAAGTGATAGCCCAGATGAAGGAAATGATATACAGAGCTGCAGCTTTCCGGCCGGTGAGCTTTTCCGACGAAGAAGTGTCGGAGAAGCGACGGAGAAAGAACGTAAAGATATCGAACGACCCCCAAACAGTCGCGGCAAGACAGCGGAGAGAAAAGATTAGCGAAAAAATCCGGGTTTTGCAAAAACTGGTACCGGGTGGAAATAAAATGGATACAGCTTCTATGCTTGATGAAGCTGCTaattatttgaagtttttgagaTCACAAGTGAAAGCATTGGAACAGTTTGGGCAAAAGATTGATTATGAGAAATGTGGTACAACTGCTTCTGCACAAAGTACAAGTCAATCTATTCATCAAGATATTAACAACCATCACCCTAATTACGCTAATTATTATAATGTTACATTAGGTGTACCATTTTCCATGCACACACATTTTTTACTGCCGCATCAAAATATTTTACCCTAA